The Triticum urartu cultivar G1812 chromosome 5, Tu2.1, whole genome shotgun sequence genome contains the following window.
TACCGACATTGCTCTCAGAGCATCTTCAACAACCACCCAAAAATAGCCATTGTGCCAAAAAAAATTGTGAATTTTTGGGGCAAATATACGCCTCCAACAACTGCCCTATAGGCATATGGTGGCATTCTTTTACATCATGCCCAAAAATTTACATCATGCCACTAGTGCAGGTTTATGGGAGGCTTCATGGCAGGGTTTGAGGCTTTGGATGATTCATGGGAAGAGGAAAGTGACATATGAGGATTGATGGGTGGCAATGGTGCCAGAATTCAAATAATGAAGATATGCAAGCACTAGTAATGGCAATTACGACCATGACATCTGATAGCTCTATGCATTAATGTTCTATGCGCTTTTGTTTGTGTTTCTGATGCACAATGCTTTCAATTTTATACTTAAATTCgaacttgaacttgaattatgtggACTTGAACTTTACTTTTTTTCCGGAGTATTTGAACTTGAATTTTGATATTTTTTTATGTGTGTTATGAATTTTACGAGAAAGCTTCtgatctattcatcttcaattatGGTAGTATAACGAGCGCtagaaataataataataatacatCCAGAtgcgtagaccacctagcgatgACTATAAGCACCGAAGCGAGCTGAAGGCGCGCCGCTGTCATCGCCCTCCCTCACCGGAGCCTGGCAAAACTTGTTGTAGACATGTAGACATGTAGTAGAGAGTCGAGAAGTTACCGTGCTAAAGCCACATAAGACCAACGCACCAGAACAGCAACCACGACCGATGAAGAGTAGTGTAGATCAGAAGGATCCAACCTGAAGACACACGAACATGACGAACAACGACTAaatccgagcaaatccaccaaaggCAGATCTCCGGAGACACACCTTCACACGTCCACCGACGACGCCAAACGCACCACCGAAACGGGGGCTAGGATAAGAGAACCTTATTCCATTTTCAGGAAACTGCCGTCGTCTCGCCTTTGTGAGTATgccacaaaccctaacaaaactcaaAGAAAGATCTAAAAACGAAGCTCTCCCATCGGCAAAGGCCCGGATCCACTCCGTCCCCATGACCCTAAGACCACCGGAGATGAGGCGGACCGCTGGCGGCATCGACGGGAGGCGGAGAAACCCTAGCTTTTTTGATAAGGCAATGGCTGTGTGCAACTACACTGTTCCTTACCTCACCGCTCAATCTACTACGATAAATGTGTGTTATGATATTGCAAAATTTTAATTATTTTGTCATAGATAACTTTTTATCATCATAACCCTTCTCTTCGGGTGTAAAAACAGTTTTAGGGCATCAAACTTTTGGGAGATACTTTTTTTGAGTCATTGAGAGATACACTTGGTGTTGGTGTCAGAGCATCTACAACCTCACCCAACTAATCTAGTCCCTCAAATGTCTGCGAATGCGTTTGTGGAGAAGGCCCGCTCACCCTTTATTTTGTCCGATACAGCCTCTACAACCACGTACCTTTAATTTGACACCCAAAATCCATACAATATCACACAACACTAAAGTTGCATACTAGAAATTCGAAACTACTAGCCTACTCATCGTCGGAGATGTAGACTACTTCCATGCCGACACTGTCGGCCGGATAGGCCTCATGATCGTTGGCCGCCGCCCGCATCTTTGGCTCCTCATCGGACTCCATGTCCAAAAGAGTTGGTGACGCTTCGCCCGCGCCTTGCGGAGGAAGCAACGGTTGGCCTTCATCTTCGATTCCGGCTGGATGGAATTGAGGATGGCTTGCTGCTCCGCCGTCTCCTATCTGCTTGGGTGACCCCGTACTCCGCTTGTGTGTCACCAATGCCGAATCTGGTAGCCGGAGGTGCTGGATCCGCCTCAACTTCCTCCCTCCCCCCTCCACGTGCGCTTTCTGACGcttgctcctcctcctcctcttcatgcTCCAGAGAGTTCGGAGGCAGGTCAGCTGCAATCCAAGCGGCATGTTGGCCCTGAATCTTCTCTAGGAGCTGCAACCGGCACTCCGGGGTGAGCATGACATAGATGATGCTATGTTGTTGGCCCATGGCTATGGACGAACAACGGGCTCCGAGCTATGAGCGGATGGGGGTGGCGGCGCAGAGGGGAGAAAAATGAAAGTGACTAGGATTGGAAGTCGCCAACCGGCTTATTAGCTGCATTTGCTTCCTTTGGGCAGCGTGCTGGAGCGTCCTCCTCACTAGATCACCGGGCAACGATGAGTGTTCGGTGGGTCCTCACATTAGTCTGATGTGGTAGGCGTGTTTAGGTCTTCCTATATTCGCGTCGGACATGAGCTGAATACGTAGGGTGTTGGTCAACTCATACATGTAGAGCCGATACGAGAGGTATGGCTGGGTCAAAAGTGTGTGACCGACCACTGATCCAAATTAATTTTTCTAGGGATCGAATGTATAGTCAAACTTGGCATACTAGTGTGTCCACGTCTGTTTCTCTATCGGGGTGGGAAAACGCGAAAATGATAGCAGTACCGCGATGTTTCCGTATCCGTTTTCGCGTCGAGAAGATATGAAAACGATATATGCGTCCTCACTTTTACTAGTAGAGCCAAAGCGGAGGAGGAAGAAACCTCTCATATCAAAACCCTAAgcaggtcggcggcggcggcgcaagcATCCCCTACTCACCCCAGGCCCAGCCTCTCCCCTCCCATCCTTCCCCAACATGCTCCCCCAGATGCGCCCCCTCCCTTCCCGCCCAGCCATCCACGCCGTCCACCGGCGCACCTCCCCCGCGCCGCCCTCTATCGGCGGACTTGGGCAGCATGGCCGAGTGGCCCTCGTGAGGACGACCAAGGCCGTGGTATGCCGCTCCGTCGCCAGCCCGGCAGCGAATCAGGGGGCGCCAGCGGTGGAGAGGCCTTGGAAGCTTAGCGACGCTCGCCTCGTTCTCGAGGACGGCTCCGTGTGGAATGCTAAATCCTTCGGTGCTTCCGGGACTCAAGTAGGCGAGGTGGTTTTCAATACCTCATTGACAGGGTAATAAAATCCATTCTTTTCTTACTTCTTCAGATACCGTGTTTAGCTGCCCCTTCAGTATGCTTATGAAATCAAACCACTATTTATTTACTTATTACTCCTCCGAGCATGACCACTGTATTGTGATGGTGCTACTTGTAGTGATACCAGCTTATGAACGTCCCAGTGATTTATCTTTCCTGTCTTGCTCTAATTTCTAAATTCCATTCCTAGCCAATCGCTTTAGGATTTGTCTCAGTATGCTCTCAAATTTTCTGCAACTTCTTTCGTGTCAGATATGTGACTCTTTCATGTGTGACAAATGAACACAGGTACCAGGAGATTTTGACTGATCCTAGCTACGCCGGTCAGTTTGTTTTGATGACCAACCCTCATATTGGGAACACCGGCGTTAACTCTGGTATATGCAGTTTCTTTACCCAAGAAACAGAATCTAATACTCTATAATAATTAACGATGAATATTATTTGGACTCTCTTGTAGGTGACGAAGAATCCATAAAATGCTTCCTTGGTGGCTTAATCATAAGGAACCTAAGTATATGGTAATACTTTTTTGTTTTGGATAGGATGAAAAGTTTAAGGGCACTATATTTTTCACTTACACAATCACATTACTGTTTCTTTCTTCTAGTACTTCCAACTGGAGGTGCACAGAAACACTTGATGAATATTTGAGAAAGAGGAACATTATGGGCATATGTAAGTATAACATCATTGAGTCTTGCTTCTAATTCAAATTACTCCATTCACGGAAGCTGACTTTTTTAACACTCCGCAGATGATGTGGACACACGTGCAATAACACGCAGGTTAAGAGAAGATGGCAGTCTCATTGGTGTTCTAAGTACCGACCAGTCTCTCAAAGACGAGGAATTGTTGGAAATGGCCAAAAATTGGAAAATTGTTGGTATGTTAAGCTTCCTATAAGCTATAACAATGTTATTAAAGTAATGTCTATCCATTAGTATTCTACATAAGAAATCCATTCTAGAAAAATATACAACTAGATTAGCTCTTCATAGATAAACTTTGTTTTTTATTGCTATGGACTTACGGTTATCTGAAAAATATTTTTAATTTCTACTATTTTCATCTTGGTCCTATTGAGTCTTAATTATTGGATCTTGCAATAAGTTCTTTAAACAGTTATGAAGCTGATAGTGTTTCATTGGTTGGATTTCATGCATTCTGTACTTGTTTGAGATGTGAAGAAATTAGCTTTGTGATACGAGGGATTTTCCTCTGCATTGTTATTATGTTAGAGTTTCTTCACACATTGTATGCATGCTGCTGTTTGATGTTTAAATACTACTATTGATGATTTTTGTTGCACATCATGAAACTTTGGTGCTGCTTTCCTGCAGGTGTTGATTTGATAAGTGATGTTACATGTGATGCTCCATATGAATGGGTAGACAAGACCGGTTCAGGATGGGAGTTCAACGACAATCAGTCAAGTGAAACTTTTCATGTCAGTATCACTCATGTTTTTAGTGGTATTCAAGAAAAAACTTGTATCTTACCACTTACATTTTTTCCCAATTATATAGGTCGTTGTGTATGATTTTGGAGTGAAGCATAACATTTTGAGACGCCTGGCATCATATGGATGCAAAATAACTGTTGTTCCAGCAAGCTGGCCTGCTTCGGATGTACTTAATTTGAAGCCTGATGGTGTTCTTTTTAGTAATGGCCCTGGTGACCCAGCTGCAGTTCCATATGCCGTGAAAACAGTACAAGAAATAGTAGGGAAGGTTCCAGTATTTGGTATCTGCATGGGCCATCAATTGATCGGGCAGGCTCTTGGTGGAAAGACGTTTAAAATGAAATTTGGTCATCACGGAGGAAACCATCCAGTTCGTGACAACAGGACCGGACGTGTAGACATCAGTGCACAGGTTTGTCAGTTTTTTCTTGAGATGGTCAGAAAGTATATAACTTTGATAGTTCGTGTTTTCTGGTAGGTCATGTTACTTAGTGCTGAGTATGTGTCGTGGGTCTCCTAGTTAACTTAAACGTGTACTAAGTTAGCTTCATGTCATAGCCAAGCAACTCTGCTCTTTACCTCATCTTTGGGCTTAGACTTTTATCTTAGGCAGTAGGCACCTTACTACATGGACTATAAGACATTAAAGCTAGTACATGGACTGTGAAGACCATAGTTTTGTGAATGCTGAAAGACTAAGTTTATATGGAAAAAAAGCCTTATAAGATTTCTGACAAGCAATCTTATTGGGCTTAGATTCGTGAAGTTAAAATCCAGTTGACTGGTTTCTGGATGTTTGTCATTTTTTTGACATAGTAATGATCTTCATTCTATGACTTGTGCCTTCTCTGTTTCACGAGGGTTTGCACAGTTAATTTTTGTTGTTATtttttactccctccgtcccataatataagagcgttttttacACTAACCATGATATTTTTTTGAAGTTATCTATGGTCAAAGCTCAAAGGATTTGATTGTAGTGGGTATAATATATGGGTGTAATTGGCTTTAAGGCATTATTCTTGATCAAAACGTTGAAACTATCATTGTCAGTTTACAAGCATAGATTGTCAGTTTACCCCGCCCATTTTGCTTATCTTTTCAGTTAGTTTACTTGCCTTGTTTACTAGTATATTTTGCCAAATTGTAGTGATAGTCAGGTATGCGTAACTTTGGTAAGTCTAAGCCGCCTGCTTGAACCTATTTGCTTGGGTTTTGGTCTAGGGACTATGAAAGCCAGCATGAGGCCATCTGTGCAAGTTTTATACATTTTTTTGAACTTCAAGTTATATATTTCTGAAGATTTGTAGGTTAGTTTGGTTATTCATTACAAATTGTACTGGTGTTTAAGCAGCAGTGATAGTAAGTTATGATTATAAGCTGGTACCATTTTGTGTTGTTTCATTAGCTTATTGACAAGAATGACACTTTTTTTTGTCGTTTTTGAATAACTAGTGCATATGAATTGCTGTAACATTTGATTTGGTATGCAGAACCATAACTATGCTGTGGACCCTAAATCGCTCCCGGAAGGAGTACAAGTAACACACATCAACCTAAATGACCAGAGCTGTGCTGGTCTTGTGTTCCCCAAGATGAAGCTTATGTCTCTCCAGTACCATCCGGAGTCCTCCCCAGGGCCCCATGACTCAGACTTGGGTATGTATAACTTCTTGGCTACTGCATGCACGCAAAACAGTTTTTCGGAAGACAAATTATTAGTTCCATTATTAATGCGGTTGTGGATATGACTCTGCCGTTTTAACTCTTTTGGCGTTGCAGcatttggtgaatttgtggaGCTGATGAAGAACAACAGATTGTGAGTGGAAGAAAGGTTGGGAAGCTTGGTGAGCATCATGAGTTGCGAAACTTGTACTCGGTTGGGTTTGTTGTTGGACCGACGCAGCGAGCTCCGAGGAGTTTGTATTTTTCTTGTTGATTTATCTTATCAGCTGACCAAACCTATAAAGTAACTAGTGGTATTGTACTATTTTGTTGGAGTTTAAAGAATAAAATCCTTTGAGCTGTTGTATTGTACTGTGCTTATTCTATTTCTGTTTGTGACGTCGGTATGAAATCCGTCTCCTTTGCTTTGCAGTAGAAAAGAAGAAAACAGAATTCCCTAGGACTAGTTTCCAGTTGAGCTCCTGAGTTGACAATACATACATCTCTCTTACTGTTAAGCCCTTAAACCGATGAAATATGGAGTAGGAGGTAATGTGGCGTGAGTTCTCATTGATTTTACAGATTCAAGGAAAGAAGCTGATAAAAGTGGAAGGGCAGCAGGCGAAATGAGCTTATAGGTCTTGGAGGCAGCTGGTCGGAGGTGCACTATTGGATTTTTAGCACGACACGTGACTAAGGATTGGATTTTTAACTCAGAGCACTCTACTGACTTGCGGAACAAATCATCCAACTCGTTGATGAAAATTTTAACTTCGATGTCCGATGACATTGAGGCTAATTAATTCGCCTGGAATGAGATTTCTGTATTCTTCACTCGCAAAAGAAATAGGTTCGATTGAGTATAGACACGAAGACTTCAATCTTAGCTCTTAATAGTACGGTCTGATGTGACTACAATAAAAAAAATGAAACTAATAAACAAAATTCTACACCGCGTCTTCATATTCCTCGACGGGCATTCTGAATTCTTCAATTGTTTCACATAATTTTTAGGGGCCATGACTCTTTGGTTAAACCAAATCTTCAGGGATTTTCATTCGTGTATACTCACAAACACATGGATTCCTTAATTGCTTTATCATTAATCATCCAAATTCCAGAACATCAAAACATTTACAAAACCCACAAAATGAACAATAGCATATTCCATTCGATTCAAAACATTTGAAGCTCTAGGATTGTCCTAAGTCAAACATCTATAGGTTCAATCAAGTTAATAGAAAAATATATTAACATCTACTGCACCAAATTAGtctcattagattcatcacagtGATATTTcttagtatatatatatttgatGTTGCGGATATTAGTAAAACTTTCTATGAACTTGTCAAACCTGAGGAAGTTTGATTTTGGACAAAACTAAAACTTCAAATATTTTGAAATGAAAGAAGTACCCAACAAAATAAGTAAATATCAATTGTTTCTTCATAAATTAGAATAACCCCCGGCCTCTGCTGCACAACCAATTGCGGTACTCTAGGTAATCCACTCGAAGAATTCTTTCGTTGGAGAAACAACGATGGCAGTCTTTTTGTCGGAAGGCAACCGTTGCACTCTAGGTCATGACTTTTTATGAGATTTTGATTAATAAGAACAATAGAATACTGAATATTTTGGGATCTACAATATGTGCACATTAGGTGGTGCCACAATATGCTAGTTCATTTGATATGAAACCAGGTATAACTGGTAGTACATCACATTTGCATGGTCTATTAGCTGACAACATACTTCATTTGAACAACCAAATGTTGATGGCAGAGTGAGGCTTGAATCAGATATTTCACTTTTCCCAAGGAAACGCGTTTAATAGGGTGTGAGTGGGACAATGATTATATGATCACAAACCGTTCCCTAATGGACCCTGTTACCGGTGGCATCTATCCCTTGTTGATCAGCAGAAATGAGGCGCCGATTCAAGTGGTTTATTAGAAGGAACAAATGACAGCAAGACTAGAGCTAGATAGTGCAATCGATATTTGTTTTTTGGTGTTCGCTATATAATGGTTAAATTCTCTTTAAGAAAAAAAATGATACTATACATTAAAGAAATATATATTTCATTCCTTAACCTTTTCCAAAATATAAAAATGGTCCCTCAACTTGAAAACCGGCAAATCTTACTCCCTAATTGAAACCAGATAAGTTTAGTCCCTCCTGCTTCTTCGGGTGGTTTCCTACCAACATGGAGTCGTATGCTCAAATGTCTTAGGTGCTTTCAAATTTTCGTCAAAAAATATTATCCGATGAGCTCTACACGTGAGAAAAAAAAATTAGCGTTCAATACTTTGAGAAGTGAAATCGTTTTGTTGTGCAGAGCTCCTCGAATGTTTTTTCTGCATGAAATCTTGCAAGCACCTACAAAGTTTGAGCATATTAGATGTCTCAAAATTTCAGATTTAGTGTTCTATTTTTTTAAATTACCGTTCACGAGGGTGTAGGGACACCCGGAAGCAGCTTTGGCCACCTTGATCGTGCCTAGGGTGCCGGCCCATTAGCTCGCGTGCCCAACACGTCTTAGGCCCCGCCCGACACATGTTTTAACGAGTCATACCTCGCACGCGACATGCCTGGGCCATGCCAGGGCTGCGAGGCTAGGCCCGCATACTGGCACGACCCGACATTTTTTTCCAAAATTAATTTTATATATAGGCCCAAAAACATGTGGCTTTTTTTTTTGACATGCCAAAAACATGTGGCTAATAAGGGATAAACGGGCCATAGGCCCAACACCTTTAACTAATGTGCTGGGCCTGGACCTGGAACTGCTGCACGCGTGTTGTCACGGCACGGCCCGTTTATAAACGGGCTGCCGTGGGCCATGCCAGGCACGCTTAATAGGAGCCAGGCTGTGCCGGCCCACTTGGCCAGGTCTGCTCGGGAGTTAAAAACCCACTCTCTCCCCAAGCCCTAAGGCTCCACGCTCCCCCTCCCCgccgcctccgcactctgccgcCGCAGCCGCAGCCGCAGCCGCAGCCATGGGTGAGCCCCGCCGTCTCCCAGCTCCTCTTACTCCCGCAACCTCGCCCGTTTGCCTTCTCGCACGTGTTATTGCGCGCTCGTTTTGATGGATTCGTGGTGGCAGGCGCGTACAAGTTCGTGTCGGAGCTATGGAGGAGGAAGCAGTCGGACGTGATGAGGTTCGTGCAGCGCGTGCGTTGCTGGGAGTACAGGCAGCAGCCGGCCATCGTGCGCATCACCAGGCCCACCCGCCCCGACAGGGCTCGCCGTCTCGGCTTCAAGGCCAA
Protein-coding sequences here:
- the LOC125508774 gene encoding carbamoyl-phosphate synthase small chain, chloroplastic-like, yielding MLPQMRPLPSRPAIHAVHRRTSPAPPSIGGLGQHGRVALVRTTKAVVCRSVASPAANQGAPAVERPWKLSDARLVLEDGSVWNAKSFGASGTQVGEVVFNTSLTGYQEILTDPSYAGQFVLMTNPHIGNTGVNSGDEESIKCFLGGLIIRNLSICTSNWRCTETLDEYLRKRNIMGIYDVDTRAITRRLREDGSLIGVLSTDQSLKDEELLEMAKNWKIVGVDLISDVTCDAPYEWVDKTGSGWEFNDNQSSETFHVVVYDFGVKHNILRRLASYGCKITVVPASWPASDVLNLKPDGVLFSNGPGDPAAVPYAVKTVQEIVGKVPVFGICMGHQLIGQALGGKTFKMKFGHHGGNHPVRDNRTGRVDISAQNHNYAVDPKSLPEGVQVTHINLNDQSCAGLVFPKMKLMSLQYHPESSPGPHDSDLAFGEFVELMKNNRL